Proteins found in one Miscanthus floridulus cultivar M001 chromosome 4, ASM1932011v1, whole genome shotgun sequence genomic segment:
- the LOC136550587 gene encoding serine/threonine-protein kinase AtPK2/AtPK19-like → MVSSQPSSLTAILAQGPNLCPVKILLPMGPPDVVSSDNIEYDFSDVFGSTPVQTPTNLGGLGPDSPSPTVESNEEFYSDPIIIINRSHSLVGPTSLVSRSLRLSKLSLGKTEGSSELVKCLSEEKEGDQGQLSDEELGNAMTEDEGVGLDDFEILKLVGQGAFGKVFQVRKKNTSEIYAMKVMRKDKILEKNHSEYMKAEREILTKVDHPFIVQLRYSFQTKYRLYLVLDFINGGHLFFQLYKQGLFREELARIYTAEIVYAVAHLHANGIMHRDLKPENILLDADGHAMLTDFGLAKEFCENTRSNSMCGTLEYMAPEIILGRGHDKAADWWSVGILLFEMLTGKPPFVGNRDKVQQKIIKDKLKLPSFLSSEAHSLLKGLLHKEPNKRLGSGPGGSNEIKNHKWFKPINWRKLEARQIQPSFRPNVAGLTCIANFDECWTKTPVLDSPVTTPAGGGHSHFAGFTYVRPAPILEEVNASGSRLKD, encoded by the exons ATGGTTTCTTCTCAGCCATCCTCTCTAACTGCAATCCTCGCACAGGGCCCCAACCTCTGCCCAGTAAAGATACTTCTCCCAATGGGCCCTCCAGATGTTGTCTCCTCAGATAACATCGAGTACGATTTCTCTGATGTTTTTGGTTCCACCCCAGTCCAAACACCAACAAACCTTGGTGGTCTTGGTCCGGACAGTCCTTCACCTACTGTTGAGTCCAATGAAGAATTTTACAGTGATCCTATTATCATCATCAACCGATCCCATTCTCTTGTTGGTCCAACATCACTTGTTAGCCGCTCCTTGCGACTTAGCAAGCTTAGTCTAGGAAAAACTGAGGGATCATCAGAACTTGTAAAGTGCCTCTCAGAAGAAAAGGAAGGGGACCAAGGGCAGCTCAGTGATGAAGAGCTTGGTAATGCTATGACGGAGGATGAGGGCGTTGGGCTTGATGACTTCGAAATCTTGAAGCTTGTTGGCCAAGGGGCATTCGGTAAAGTATTTCAGGTGAGAAAGAAAAACACCTCAGAGATATATGCAATGAAAGTTATGAGGAAGGACAAGATATTAGAAAAAAACCATTCTGAGTATATGAAAGCCGAGAGAGAGATATTGACAAAAGTTGACCACCCTTTCATAGTGCAGCTGAGGTACTCATTTCAG ACGAAATATCGACTTTACCTTGTCCTGGACTTCATAAACGGGGGGCATCTTTTCTTTCAGCTCTACAAGCAAGGATTGTTTAG GGAGGAGCTTGCACGAATCTATACAGCTGAAATTGTATATGCCGTAGCGCATCTTCATGCTAATGGAATTATGCATAGGGATCTCAAGCCCGAAAACATCCTTCTGGATGCTGATGGCCAT GCCATGCTCACAGACTTTGGCCTTGCAAAGGAATTCTGTGAAAATACCAGATCAAACTCGATGTGCGGCACTCTTGAGTACATGGCCCCGGAAATTATTCTTGGCCGGGGGCATGATAAGGCTGCTGACTGGTGGAGTGTGGGAATCCTGCTCTTTGAAATGCTTACAGGCAAG CCACCATTTGTTGGGAATAGGGACAAAGTTCAGCAGAAGATTATAAAAGATAAACTGAAGCTTCCTTCATTTTTGTCTAGTGAAGCTCATTCCCTCCTGAAAGGC CTCCTGCACAAGGAACCCAACAAGCGGTTGGGCAGCGGCCCCGGAGGCAGCAATGAGATAAAGAACCACAAGTGGTTCAAGCCAATCAATTGGAGGAAGCTGGAGGCCCGGCAGATCCAGCCAAGCTTTCGGCCGAATGTAGCTGGGCTTACCTGCATTGCCAACTTCGACGAGTGCTGGACGAAGACGCCCGTGCTGGACTCTCCGGTGACCACCCCCGCTGGCGGCGGGCACAGCCACTTCGCAGGCTTCACCTACGTCAGGCCTGCACCGATCCTTGAGGAGGTGAACGCATCCGGCTCGAGGCTGAAGGACTAA